The genomic DNA ATTGGATAAACGTACTTTGATTCCGCGCATCCGCCCCAATTAAAGGCATCATATCTTGAATAATCGTATTTAAATTCAATATTTCCACATCAGACGTGCGGGTATTACCGATAGAGAGAAACTCCGTAATAATCGAATTGGCACGGTCCAATTCTTCAATCATCAACGTGAAATACCCTCTGTGCGTCTCCGAATCATCCTCTTTTTTCAACAACTGCAAGAACCCTCGCACCGTCGTCATTGGATTGCGAATTTCATGGCTAATCCCCGCTGCCATTTGCCCGATTAAATTCAAATTGGACAACCTCGTTAATTCCTTCTCATAATTCTTTTTTTCCGTACTATTTTTCACCATACAACAAATGCCCTCGACGTATGGATAAGCCACAATCTCATACCAATGATTCCCTAGAGCGATTTCAAATTGCACCTCAACTCGCTCCAACATCGCTCGCTGAAACGCTTGATAGATGACAGTATCGACACCTTCCGGGAACACTTCCCATATAGATTTACCTAAAACGTCTTTCGCCGTGTTCCCTTGTAACAAACATTGATGTCTATTGATGTAAATGAATTCCCATTCTTTATTCAACGCAAAAAATCCATCCGTAATCCCTTCAATAATACTCGTCACTTTTTCATTAGCAGCAGCGAGTTCCTTCGTTCGCTCCCTCACTCGGTGCTCCAGCTGATCCATATATAACAAATTCGCAATCGTCGGTGCTATCGTATCGACAATCACCTGCGCCAACTGAATTTGAGCATCTACGTAGGCTTCTCCCGCAACATTGACAACCACAACGACACCTAACACCTCACCCATCGAAACCAGCGGCATCAGCAGCAATTCCTGATGCCCGTCAGTTGGAAGAAGCATCGCATTTTTAGTTTGAGCAACCTGCTGTATTACCTGAGCATAACCTCGGTCCATCCCTATGCCGGCAAGCATCTCCGTCCACTGACAACCCTCACGCACGATTGTAGAGGTGATGATGTTACTCTCTAACGGATTTAGGAAATGAACAGCCATCTGTTTACTCGCTAACGTTTTATCCAAGTAAAAAAAGCATTGCCCCAGACTTGCCTCTATCGACGAACACATCGCCATTTCACGCGTCACATCCAGCAATAACTGCTTTTCCGCAACCAAATTTTCCTGCTGTGCTAAATTCTTCGCATTTTGAATCGCAACCGCCGCCATATTGACATACGCCTCAACACTTTGAATTTCCGACTCCGTTAAATTCATCGGCGTCCCATAATCAAATAGAAAAACAAGTCCAAACAACTCTTGTCCTAACAAAATCGGTAGCGCCAACATCGATTTAACTTGAAAAGCTTCAACTTTC from Sporosarcina sp. FSL K6-1522 includes the following:
- a CDS encoding GAF domain-containing protein, translating into MLSEQTRYSRLANITKIINTKLELSEVLQHVISAISEEIVQCNMVGIYLPQKDGTFRGFVGKPEVMNGMTIDMDVIDPEQDLLTKEVIETRKTIYIADASKDHRMEHEKVEAFQVKSMLALPILLGQELFGLVFLFDYGTPMNLTESEIQSVEAYVNMAAVAIQNAKNLAQQENLVAEKQLLLDVTREMAMCSSIEASLGQCFFYLDKTLASKQMAVHFLNPLESNIITSTIVREGCQWTEMLAGIGMDRGYAQVIQQVAQTKNAMLLPTDGHQELLLMPLVSMGEVLGVVVVVNVAGEAYVDAQIQLAQVIVDTIAPTIANLLYMDQLEHRVRERTKELAAANEKVTSIIEGITDGFFALNKEWEFIYINRHQCLLQGNTAKDVLGKSIWEVFPEGVDTVIYQAFQRAMLERVEVQFEIALGNHWYEIVAYPYVEGICCMVKNSTEKKNYEKELTRLSNLNLIGQMAAGISHEIRNPMTTVRGFLQLLKKEDDSETHRGYFTLMIEELDRANSIITEFLSIGNTRTSDVEILNLNTIIQDMMPLIGADARNQSTFIQFEMNDIPELLLNRDEIRQLVINLYRNGLEAMQAGKVLTISTYQENENEVVLAVRDQGEGIRPEVMEKLGTPFYTTKDNGTGLGLGICYAIAARHHAKVDIRTGTGGTTFFIKFPC